A window of Gemmatimonadaceae bacterium genomic DNA:
AGGACGCGCACATCTCGAACGAGTTGCGATTCGTCGATGACGGTGAGGATCTACTCGACTACCTGTACCAGCGCGGCCGGTTCGCGGGTGAGACCGGTCAAGCCCCGCGTCCCGGCCTGATTCTGCTCGACCTCAACATGCCGAAAATGGACGGACGCGAGGCGTTGCGACGCATCAAGGGGGACGTCACCCTGCACGACATTCCGGTAGTGGTTCTCACAAACTCGAACTCCGATGCCGAGGTCCTCAGGAGCTACCGCCTCGGCGTGAACTCATTCATCACGAAGCCCGTCACCCTCTCGGGATTGGTCGAGGCGATGAACGTGCTTGGGCGGTACTGGTTGGAAATCGTCGCGTTGCCGCCACGACCGGTGTAGGCGGTTTGGCCGCGTTGCAGTTCGACCCGTCGGCGGGGTCGGGCGATGACGGAGACGCTCTACGGTCACCTCGACCGTCATCGCGGATCTCGATCGTCCTCGGCAGCCTTGTCGTAATCGCGACGCTGCGGCTCGGTCGGTCGCTCGTGCTACCCGTCGTCGTGGCGCTGCTGCTGACGCTCACCCTGAGCGCGCCGGTTCGCTGGCTGGAGCGCAAGCGCGTTCCCGGCCGGCTGGCAGCGGCAGTCGTCGTCTTCGGCGCACTTGCCGGCGGCATCTGCGCGACAACGCTCCTCGCCTCGCCGGCCATGGAATGGATCCTGTCCGCTCCCGCGACGATCGTGGCTCTCGAGGCGAAGGTCCGGCACATCACGATGCCGTTTGACGCGCTCCAGCGATCGGTGGATCGGATGCAGCTGGCGGCCGCGCCGCCCGCCCCCGACGCACCACGGACCGTGCAAGTCGCGACGCGTGGATTTTTCGATCAGCTGTCCGTCGACTCCCTGGCAGCCATCCCGGTCGCGCTGAGCGTCGTGTTCCTGACGTATTTTCTGCTCGCCAACGAACCTCTCGTGCGCCGCAAGCTCGCCGGTCTCCTGCCCGGAGGCTACGAGCTGCAGCGTCGAGAACACCTGCTCGGTGAGATCGAGCTCGCGGCCTCGCATTTTCTCGCGACGGTGGCCGTGATCAATATCGGCGTCGGCGCGACTACCGCATTGGCGCTTTGGGCCGTGGGGGTTCCGAATCCCGTGTTGTGGGGCGGTATCGCCGGGCTACTGAACTTCGTTCCGTACGTCGGGCCCATGGTGACGGTCGGCCTCATCGCCGTCGCCGCCTTGGCCGGCGTCGATCCGACCGCTCGTGCCCTCCTCGCCCCCGCTGCCTTCGTAGGCGTCCACCTGACCGAAAGCAACTTCATAACGCCGTTCGCCCTCGGACGTCACCTGCCGTTGAACACGGTCGCGATGTTTCTCGGACTCCTGTTCTTCGGATGGCTGTGGGGGATCCCCGGCGCCGTGCTCGCCGTGCCGCTCACCGTGTGCGTGAAG
This region includes:
- a CDS encoding response regulator → MMMRDRHKVPITIVICDDDEDDQVLTEQALKDAHISNELRFVDDGEDLLDYLYQRGRFAGETGQAPRPGLILLDLNMPKMDGREALRRIKGDVTLHDIPVVVLTNSNSDAEVLRSYRLGVNSFITKPVTLSGLVEAMNVLGRYWLEIVALPPRPV
- a CDS encoding AI-2E family transporter, which encodes MQFDPSAGSGDDGDALRSPRPSSRISIVLGSLVVIATLRLGRSLVLPVVVALLLTLTLSAPVRWLERKRVPGRLAAAVVVFGALAGGICATTLLASPAMEWILSAPATIVALEAKVRHITMPFDALQRSVDRMQLAAAPPAPDAPRTVQVATRGFFDQLSVDSLAAIPVALSVVFLTYFLLANEPLVRRKLAGLLPGGYELQRREHLLGEIELAASHFLATVAVINIGVGATTALALWAVGVPNPVLWGGIAGLLNFVPYVGPMVTVGLIAVAALAGVDPTARALLAPAAFVGVHLTESNFITPFALGRHLPLNTVAMFLGLLFFGWLWGIPGAVLAVPLTVCVKLVCDHVPTLAHIGELLDS